One Paraburkholderia flagellata genomic window carries:
- a CDS encoding carbon-nitrogen hydrolase family protein gives MAKSKVAALQIGSSAAGKAHTLEQILSFEAQIRASGAKLVVMPEALLGGYPKGEIFGTRLGYRLPEGREAFARYYENAIDVPGAETEVLAELSTRCGASLVIGVIERDGSTLFCTALFFNPGEGLVAKHRKLMPTGTERLIWGQGDGSTLPTVRTESGVAGAAICWENHMPLLRTAMYAKGVQIWCAPTVDERDIWQCSMRHIAHEGRCFVISACQVQPSPAALGVEVPGWDENRPLINGGSLIVGPLGDVLAGPLRGETGLVVAEIDTDELTRARYDFDVVGHYARPDVFSLSVDERRKRSVSFIVE, from the coding sequence ATGGCCAAGTCGAAAGTCGCCGCGCTGCAGATCGGTTCGTCCGCCGCCGGCAAAGCGCACACGCTGGAACAGATTCTCTCCTTCGAAGCGCAGATCCGCGCCTCGGGCGCGAAGCTCGTGGTCATGCCCGAGGCGTTGCTCGGCGGTTACCCGAAAGGAGAAATATTCGGCACGCGCCTGGGCTACCGCCTGCCCGAAGGCCGCGAAGCATTCGCGCGCTACTACGAGAACGCGATCGACGTGCCGGGCGCGGAAACCGAAGTACTCGCCGAGCTTTCGACGCGTTGCGGCGCGTCGCTCGTGATCGGCGTGATCGAGCGCGATGGCAGCACGCTCTTTTGCACCGCGCTCTTCTTCAATCCGGGCGAGGGGCTCGTGGCGAAGCACCGCAAGCTCATGCCCACCGGCACCGAACGGCTCATCTGGGGGCAAGGCGACGGCTCGACGCTGCCCACCGTACGCACGGAATCCGGCGTAGCGGGCGCCGCGATCTGCTGGGAAAACCACATGCCGCTGTTGCGCACGGCGATGTACGCGAAGGGCGTGCAGATCTGGTGCGCGCCCACCGTGGACGAGCGCGACATCTGGCAGTGCTCCATGCGCCACATTGCGCACGAAGGGCGCTGCTTCGTGATCAGCGCGTGCCAGGTGCAGCCCTCGCCCGCGGCGCTCGGCGTCGAGGTGCCGGGCTGGGACGAGAACCGGCCGCTCATCAATGGCGGCAGCTTGATCGTCGGGCCGCTTGGCGACGTGCTGGCCGGACCGTTGCGCGGTGAAACCGGGCTCGTCGTCGCGGAGATCGACACCGATGAACTCACTCGCGCCCGCTACGATTTCGACGTGGTGGGGCACTATGCGCGGCCCGACGTGTTCTCGCTTTCGGTCGATGAGCGGCGCAAGCGATCGGTATCGTTCATCGTCGAATAA
- a CDS encoding LysR substrate-binding domain-containing protein: protein MRRLPSLSALRSFEEASRTLSFTRAAQNLHVTQGAISRQIRLLEDYLGTPLFMRHHHRLEITAAGKRLLPTLQAAFDSIAHTLDTIRADPSNSLLSLNAAPTLATRWLTPRLRNFQLRHPDLRISITNEYGPLHGTERNEDCQIRFGMEPLPGGQSTLLMRERHVLVGSAREFSQAAADQYALREILAQHPWLYILDIDRRLLVWEAWLEAAALDVQIAPRGELEFSTLDQVIHAAVAGLGIAVADRHMIAPELANGTLVQLSEVEVVGPSGYWLDVRPEVQDTLRVRNFSNWLVEHHSEQPGEHRAVRS, encoded by the coding sequence ATGCGCCGCCTTCCCTCTTTATCGGCACTGCGCTCTTTCGAGGAGGCGAGCCGCACGCTCAGCTTCACCCGGGCCGCGCAGAACCTGCACGTGACGCAGGGGGCGATCAGCCGCCAGATTCGCCTGCTCGAAGACTATCTCGGCACGCCGCTCTTCATGCGGCATCATCACCGGCTCGAAATCACGGCTGCGGGCAAGCGTCTGCTGCCTACGCTCCAGGCCGCGTTCGACAGCATCGCCCACACGCTCGACACGATTCGCGCCGATCCATCGAACAGCCTGCTCAGTCTGAACGCCGCGCCCACGCTCGCCACGCGCTGGCTTACGCCGCGCCTGCGCAACTTCCAGCTGCGCCACCCTGATCTGCGCATCTCCATCACCAACGAATACGGGCCGCTGCACGGCACGGAGCGCAACGAGGATTGCCAGATCCGCTTCGGCATGGAACCGCTGCCGGGCGGCCAGAGCACGCTGCTCATGCGCGAGCGTCACGTGCTCGTCGGCTCGGCGCGCGAGTTCAGCCAGGCCGCCGCCGATCAATACGCGCTGCGCGAGATCCTCGCGCAGCATCCGTGGCTCTATATCCTCGATATCGACCGGCGCCTGCTGGTCTGGGAAGCGTGGCTCGAAGCCGCGGCGCTCGACGTGCAGATCGCGCCGCGCGGGGAACTGGAGTTCAGCACGCTCGATCAGGTGATACACGCGGCAGTGGCCGGTCTCGGCATTGCCGTGGCCGACCGGCACATGATCGCGCCCGAACTGGCGAACGGCACGCTCGTACAACTGAGCGAGGTGGAAGTGGTGGGGCCTTCGGGATACTGGCTCGATGTGCGGCCCGAAGTGCAGGACACACTACGCGTTCGCAACTTCAGCAACTGGCTGGTTGAGCACCACAGCGAACAACCCGGCGAGCACCGCGCGGTACGCAGCTAG
- a CDS encoding LysR family transcriptional regulator, whose product MNQFDIAGVDLNLLKIFEALFEEGGASRAAIRLDMTQSAVSAALRRLRALYADTLFVRTGRGLAPTSRAQELKPVISEALDRCRHSLAIASPDATTFHGRAVSIGLSDDFEVAIGRRIIETLEASAPGLRIIFRQTHSQIVADALANQEMDLAVAAGGFASRGLSHRVLGEGSYACLVDDAPRTPRRLTLGDYVSRGHILVSSGGVVGIVDEGLAARGLKRNVVASTTHFAALPFLLKGTRSVATIPRHAAEAIARVAGLKLLACPIDLPCYPVELGWRNSSLRDAAIVKVQAAIIACFPTKNTG is encoded by the coding sequence ATGAACCAGTTTGATATCGCAGGCGTGGACCTGAATCTGCTGAAAATATTCGAGGCGCTGTTCGAGGAGGGCGGGGCGAGCCGCGCCGCGATTCGCCTCGACATGACGCAGTCCGCCGTGAGCGCGGCGCTCAGGCGTCTGCGCGCGCTCTATGCGGACACGCTCTTTGTGCGTACCGGGCGCGGGCTCGCGCCGACCTCGCGCGCGCAGGAGCTCAAGCCCGTGATCAGTGAAGCGCTCGACCGTTGCCGCCATAGCCTCGCGATTGCCTCGCCCGACGCGACCACGTTTCATGGACGCGCGGTCTCGATCGGGCTCTCCGACGACTTCGAGGTGGCCATCGGCAGGCGCATCATCGAAACGCTGGAAGCGAGCGCGCCAGGCCTGCGCATCATCTTTCGCCAGACGCACAGCCAGATCGTCGCCGACGCGCTCGCGAATCAGGAGATGGATCTCGCGGTCGCCGCGGGCGGCTTCGCTTCGCGCGGGCTGAGCCACCGGGTGCTCGGCGAGGGCAGCTATGCGTGCCTCGTGGACGACGCGCCGCGCACGCCGCGGCGCTTGACGCTTGGCGACTACGTGTCGAGAGGGCACATCCTGGTGTCGTCCGGCGGCGTGGTAGGGATCGTCGATGAGGGCCTCGCCGCGCGCGGCCTGAAGCGCAATGTGGTGGCCTCTACGACGCATTTCGCCGCGTTGCCCTTCCTGCTCAAGGGCACGCGCAGCGTCGCCACGATTCCGCGCCACGCGGCCGAGGCGATCGCGCGCGTGGCCGGACTGAAACTGCTTGCGTGTCCGATCGATCTGCCGTGCTATCCGGTGGAACTCGGATGGCGCAACAGTTCGCTGCGCGACGCCGCCATCGTCAAGGTTCAAGCCGCCATCATCGCGTGCTTTCCGACAAAAAACACCGGCTAA
- a CDS encoding aromatic ring-hydroxylating oxygenase subunit alpha, protein MRAMPFPDGYTIESHSQEPRDLRRVPIHPDHWYPLAWSRELKPGKTLGTHFAGEPIVLFRTASGTAYALEDRCAHRQVPLHAGVVDGESLRCGYHGWTYDCSGQCVDVPYLGRERLPNGVRAYPCREAHGMIFVFPGNATLAEDCPLPVLDSVTDKAYKTRRFGQEVKCHYSFMHENLMDMNHQFLHRRQMGQMRARSLGRRRGETSIEVDYTFVRMAGKQPAGEALVFGASKNRADPSDQSVMTIRTEYPYQTLKIRSSDDSLLMDLWIVYVPLDAQQRTNRTFGLLSVRRPAVPFLLDAAWPLLVWFTERIFKEDRTIVELEQAAHDNQGADWNHEVFPVINELRDLLRECGERTVIPIREVSEV, encoded by the coding sequence ATGCGCGCAATGCCTTTCCCTGACGGCTACACGATCGAGTCACATTCGCAAGAACCGCGCGACCTGCGCCGAGTACCCATTCATCCCGATCACTGGTATCCGCTCGCCTGGTCGCGCGAACTCAAGCCTGGCAAGACGCTGGGTACGCATTTCGCCGGCGAGCCCATCGTGCTCTTTCGCACCGCGTCAGGCACGGCGTACGCGCTCGAAGACCGCTGTGCCCACCGCCAGGTGCCGCTGCATGCGGGCGTGGTGGACGGCGAGTCGCTTCGCTGCGGCTACCACGGCTGGACCTACGATTGTTCGGGCCAATGCGTGGACGTGCCCTACCTCGGCCGCGAGCGCCTGCCCAACGGCGTGCGCGCCTATCCGTGCCGCGAGGCGCACGGCATGATCTTCGTTTTTCCCGGCAACGCCACGCTCGCTGAAGACTGTCCGCTGCCCGTGCTGGATTCGGTAACGGACAAGGCCTACAAGACGCGCCGCTTCGGCCAGGAGGTGAAGTGCCACTACTCGTTCATGCACGAGAATCTGATGGACATGAATCACCAGTTTCTCCACCGCCGCCAGATGGGCCAGATGCGGGCACGCTCGCTCGGCCGGCGGCGCGGCGAGACTTCCATTGAAGTGGATTACACGTTCGTGCGCATGGCGGGCAAGCAGCCCGCGGGCGAGGCGCTCGTCTTCGGCGCGAGCAAGAACCGCGCGGACCCGAGCGATCAGAGCGTGATGACCATCCGCACGGAATATCCGTATCAAACGCTCAAAATCCGCTCGAGCGACGACTCGCTCCTCATGGACCTGTGGATCGTTTATGTTCCGCTCGATGCGCAGCAGCGCACGAACCGGACTTTCGGACTCCTTTCTGTGCGCCGGCCTGCCGTGCCGTTTCTGCTAGACGCGGCGTGGCCGCTGCTGGTCTGGTTCACGGAGCGCATCTTCAAGGAAGACCGCACCATCGTGGAACTCGAACAGGCCGCGCACGACAACCAGGGCGCCGACTGGAATCACGAAGTTTTTCCCGTCATCAACGAATTGCGCGACCTGCTGCGCGAATGCGGCGAGCGCACCGTGATTCCCATTCGCGAGGTTAGCGAAGTCTGA
- a CDS encoding porin, which yields MKKKILAALPLALAAAGAHAQSSVTLYGLIDLGVDYASNVANGANGQLVPGTGSKLVQMQSGVPAGSRWGLRGSEDLGGGYSAIFRLESGFNAATGGLGGGLAFSRNAYVGFKSDQYGQVTFGKQWDATVDLIEPYSLNGNYGGWYFAHPNDMDNLDNGFPVNNAVKYVSPVLAGFQFEGHYSFGGQAGQFSNNASYSAAAAYTLGSFSAGVGYLRVNDPITAVAGYGSGGSFVNSVFGDALANARYQGILSAGASYVIGSLKLMTNYSNVDFSSATGSGDLHFQNFEVAGTYAVTPAFTVGAGYTYTVGQDHATDSSPKYHQVNLIGQYSLSKRTSVYAMGVYQHAAGAAENAQITGFNPSGTDNQAVARVGITHAF from the coding sequence ATGAAGAAGAAGATTCTCGCGGCGCTGCCGCTGGCGCTCGCCGCAGCCGGCGCGCACGCGCAAAGCAGCGTGACGCTGTACGGCCTCATCGACCTTGGCGTGGACTATGCCAGCAATGTGGCGAACGGGGCGAACGGGCAACTCGTGCCGGGCACTGGCAGCAAGCTCGTTCAGATGCAAAGCGGCGTGCCCGCTGGCAGCCGCTGGGGTCTGCGCGGCTCCGAAGACCTGGGCGGCGGCTACTCCGCGATCTTCCGGCTCGAAAGCGGCTTCAATGCCGCGACGGGAGGACTCGGCGGCGGTCTCGCGTTTTCGCGTAACGCTTATGTCGGCTTCAAGTCGGATCAATACGGCCAGGTCACCTTCGGCAAGCAATGGGACGCCACCGTCGATCTGATCGAACCGTATTCGCTCAACGGCAACTACGGCGGCTGGTATTTCGCACACCCGAACGACATGGACAACCTCGACAACGGGTTCCCTGTCAACAACGCCGTGAAATACGTGAGCCCCGTGCTCGCCGGCTTCCAGTTCGAAGGCCACTACTCGTTTGGCGGCCAGGCGGGCCAGTTCTCGAACAACGCCTCGTATAGCGCGGCGGCGGCCTACACGCTCGGCTCGTTCAGCGCGGGCGTTGGCTACCTGCGCGTGAACGATCCGATCACGGCGGTTGCCGGTTATGGCAGCGGCGGCAGCTTCGTCAACTCGGTGTTCGGCGACGCGCTCGCTAACGCGCGCTACCAGGGCATCCTCTCGGCCGGCGCGTCGTATGTGATCGGCAGCCTCAAGCTGATGACGAACTACTCGAACGTGGACTTCTCTTCGGCCACCGGCAGCGGCGACCTGCACTTCCAGAACTTCGAAGTGGCCGGCACCTATGCGGTCACACCCGCCTTCACGGTGGGCGCGGGCTACACCTATACGGTGGGCCAGGACCACGCCACCGACAGCTCGCCGAAGTATCACCAGGTCAACCTGATCGGCCAGTACTCGCTGTCCAAGCGCACGTCGGTCTATGCGATGGGCGTGTACCAGCACGCGGCTGGCGCGGCAGAAAACGCGCAGATCACGGGATTCAACCCCTCGGGCACCGACAACCAGGCCGTTGCCCGCGTGGGTATCACGCACGCGTTCTAA
- a CDS encoding mandelate racemase/muconate lactonizing enzyme family protein produces MTNRIARITVSQHRLPLDPPFPASWDSRPRHAFPATIVRVEDDEGRVGIGSGDAMYGFDDYRDLFIGADPLDLARHSAVLDNLSFHAGRLWPLDVALWDLAGKIRGEPCWQMAGGRSRRVRAYASSGVHRTLEGMAQWAEHAVARGFPALKVRFGRPTLADDLAALAAVREAAGDAIELMVDCNQGWRMPWDTQAPWRADEALAVIRQIEKYRVYWVEEPLHRGDYAGHAQLRKQVEGLGIRIAGGEMTRDAHEFAALLAHDCLDVYQPDVVCTLGMEGARRLAAQIEAHGKVFTPHTWGNGIGLAANLHVVAGAAQAPFVEFPYDPPEWTPARRDFPIKHVIDIDANGWIELSDAPGLGIELDEAMLAATRAHDSRYD; encoded by the coding sequence ATGACGAACCGCATCGCCCGCATCACCGTGAGCCAGCACCGGCTGCCGCTCGACCCGCCGTTCCCCGCCTCGTGGGACAGCCGCCCGCGGCACGCCTTCCCGGCGACGATTGTGCGCGTGGAAGACGACGAAGGCCGCGTGGGCATCGGCTCCGGCGACGCCATGTACGGGTTCGACGACTACCGCGACCTTTTCATCGGCGCAGACCCGCTCGATCTGGCGCGGCACTCCGCAGTGCTCGACAACCTCAGCTTCCACGCAGGCCGCCTTTGGCCGCTCGACGTCGCGCTTTGGGACCTCGCCGGCAAAATTCGCGGCGAGCCTTGCTGGCAAATGGCCGGCGGCCGTTCGAGGCGGGTGCGCGCGTATGCGTCTTCAGGCGTGCATCGCACGCTCGAAGGCATGGCGCAGTGGGCCGAGCATGCCGTCGCGCGCGGCTTCCCGGCGCTCAAGGTGCGCTTTGGCCGACCGACTTTGGCCGACGATCTCGCCGCGCTCGCGGCCGTGCGCGAAGCCGCGGGCGACGCCATCGAACTCATGGTCGATTGCAACCAGGGCTGGCGCATGCCCTGGGACACCCAGGCGCCGTGGCGCGCCGACGAAGCACTCGCCGTGATCCGGCAAATCGAAAAGTATCGCGTGTACTGGGTCGAAGAACCGCTGCATCGCGGCGACTACGCCGGCCACGCGCAGTTGCGCAAGCAAGTGGAAGGACTCGGCATCCGTATCGCAGGCGGCGAGATGACGCGCGACGCGCACGAATTCGCGGCGCTCCTCGCGCACGACTGTCTCGATGTCTATCAGCCTGATGTCGTCTGCACGCTTGGCATGGAAGGCGCGCGACGGCTCGCGGCGCAAATCGAAGCGCACGGCAAGGTGTTCACGCCGCATACGTGGGGCAACGGCATTGGCCTCGCGGCGAACCTGCATGTCGTGGCGGGCGCCGCGCAAGCGCCGTTCGTCGAGTTTCCGTACGACCCGCCCGAATGGACGCCTGCGCGGCGCGACTTCCCAATCAAGCACGTGATCGACATCGACGCGAATGGCTGGATCGAGCTCAGCGATGCGCCGGGCCTTGGCATCGAACTCGACGAAGCCATGCTCGCCGCCACACGCGCACACGACAGCCGTTACGACTGA
- the ehuR gene encoding MocR-like ectoine utilization transcription factor EhuR, with protein sequence MNGWMPTLSRSSEPKYRAIAQAYAQAIHGGQMLPGEKLPAHRLLAKKLNVTTGTVSRAYAELERGGLVVARVGDGTYVAEPDADGARMQDRTRPAPESSERAAAITAGAPGVYAPGRLIDLGQNVPMPTDEAFLLTQTLRELAADERLAGELLLYQPEGGRRSHREAGARWLARMGCTVAAERVLVTQGAQHGLACVLRAVLRPGDTIFAEALSYPGIVALARQLRLNLVGIEIDEEGIVPAALERACGLLAPRALFCVPTLHNPTTATLSEARRAMIAEIAVRHHLVVIEDLVPAALLSAPPTPLAARLPEHGIVISSLSKAVAPGLRIGYVQAPQDWVGKILAVIRSDCWMTSPLSAEIAARWIVDGEIDRLVAQQREQVDARHAIAAEVLADWTYRTDPASPHLWLPLAEPWRAAEFSAALRQAGVLAKTADSFVIGRGSAPHAVRLSLGGARSHEALREGLELLARTLRNGPEGLYSA encoded by the coding sequence ATGAACGGCTGGATGCCCACGCTCTCACGCAGCAGCGAACCCAAGTACCGGGCGATCGCCCAGGCCTATGCGCAGGCCATTCACGGCGGGCAGATGCTGCCCGGAGAAAAGCTGCCCGCGCACCGGCTGCTCGCGAAGAAGCTCAACGTCACGACCGGCACGGTGAGCCGCGCGTATGCGGAACTGGAGCGCGGCGGCCTGGTGGTGGCGCGTGTGGGCGACGGCACCTATGTGGCCGAGCCCGACGCAGACGGCGCGCGCATGCAGGACCGCACGCGACCCGCGCCCGAGTCGAGCGAGCGGGCTGCGGCGATCACCGCGGGTGCGCCGGGCGTCTATGCACCGGGACGCCTGATCGATCTCGGCCAGAACGTGCCGATGCCGACCGACGAAGCCTTCCTGCTGACACAGACCTTGCGCGAACTGGCCGCCGACGAGCGGCTGGCGGGCGAACTGCTGCTATATCAGCCCGAAGGCGGCCGCCGCTCGCACCGCGAGGCGGGTGCGCGCTGGCTCGCGCGCATGGGCTGCACGGTGGCCGCCGAGCGCGTGCTGGTCACGCAGGGCGCGCAGCACGGTCTTGCCTGTGTGCTGCGCGCGGTGCTGCGTCCAGGCGACACGATTTTCGCCGAAGCGTTGAGCTATCCCGGCATCGTCGCGCTCGCACGGCAGTTACGGCTGAATCTCGTCGGCATCGAAATCGACGAGGAAGGCATCGTGCCCGCCGCGCTCGAGCGCGCGTGCGGCCTGCTCGCGCCGCGCGCGCTCTTTTGTGTGCCGACGCTGCACAACCCGACCACGGCAACACTTTCCGAAGCGCGCCGCGCGATGATCGCCGAGATCGCCGTGCGACATCATCTCGTCGTGATCGAGGATCTCGTGCCCGCCGCCTTGCTCAGTGCGCCGCCCACACCGCTCGCGGCGCGTCTGCCCGAGCATGGCATCGTCATCAGCAGTCTTTCGAAGGCGGTCGCGCCGGGCTTGCGCATTGGCTACGTGCAGGCGCCGCAGGACTGGGTCGGCAAGATCCTCGCGGTAATACGCAGCGATTGCTGGATGACGTCGCCGCTCTCCGCGGAAATTGCGGCGCGCTGGATCGTGGATGGCGAGATCGATCGCCTCGTCGCGCAGCAGCGCGAGCAGGTGGACGCGCGTCACGCGATCGCCGCCGAGGTGCTGGCGGACTGGACGTATCGCACCGATCCGGCAAGCCCGCATCTCTGGCTGCCGCTCGCCGAGCCCTGGCGCGCCGCCGAATTCTCGGCGGCGCTGCGTCAGGCCGGCGTGCTCGCGAAAACGGCGGACAGCTTCGTGATCGGGCGCGGATCGGCGCCGCACGCGGTGCGCTTGAGCCTGGGCGGCGCGCGCAGCCACGAGGCGCTGCGCGAGGGGCTGGAACTGCTGGCGCGCACGCTGCGCAACGGGCCGGAAGGGCTTTATTCGGCGTAA
- a CDS encoding ABC transporter substrate-binding protein — MKSLTSLLRAACLAAPLALAALPAHAAGTWCSSGKPVRFAGITWESGNFTSEVLRYILKNGYSCQTDTVPGSTAATETALSRNDLQVWAEQWTGRSEIIAGAVKAGSVKLVGDTLPGGTKEGWYVPDYVVHGDAQRGIKASAPDLQSVSDLPKYKGLFVDDEEPDRGRFLNCPSGWDCERVNTRLLKLLKLDDTYTNFRPGTGAALDAAISSAYARGKPILTYYWEPAALMAKYKFVQLKMPPFNEACWKTLRDANSAQQCASSYLVSQLKIGVSTPFYQAEPDVMAFFSKVSLPIDFLNTTILDMTEHKVDAQDEALKFLKQHPEMWKTWVPADVAAKVQKSLGA; from the coding sequence ATGAAAAGCTTGACGTCCCTCTTACGCGCGGCCTGCCTCGCGGCGCCGCTCGCGCTCGCCGCCCTGCCTGCGCACGCCGCCGGCACCTGGTGCAGCAGCGGCAAGCCCGTGCGCTTCGCGGGCATCACGTGGGAAAGCGGCAACTTCACGAGCGAAGTGCTGCGCTACATCCTCAAGAACGGCTATAGCTGCCAGACCGACACCGTTCCCGGCAGCACCGCGGCGACCGAAACGGCGCTCTCGCGCAACGATCTGCAGGTCTGGGCCGAGCAGTGGACGGGCCGTTCGGAGATCATCGCGGGCGCGGTCAAGGCGGGCTCGGTCAAGCTCGTGGGCGACACGCTGCCGGGCGGCACGAAGGAAGGCTGGTACGTGCCCGACTATGTGGTGCACGGCGACGCGCAGCGCGGCATCAAGGCGAGCGCGCCCGACCTTCAATCCGTGAGCGATCTGCCCAAATACAAGGGCCTTTTCGTGGACGACGAGGAACCCGATCGCGGCCGCTTCCTCAACTGCCCCTCGGGCTGGGACTGCGAGCGCGTGAATACGCGCTTGCTCAAGCTGCTCAAGCTCGACGACACCTACACGAACTTCCGCCCCGGCACGGGCGCGGCGCTCGACGCGGCCATCTCCTCGGCCTACGCGCGCGGCAAGCCGATTCTCACCTACTACTGGGAGCCGGCCGCGCTGATGGCGAAGTACAAGTTCGTTCAGCTCAAAATGCCGCCATTCAACGAAGCGTGCTGGAAGACGCTGCGCGACGCCAACAGCGCGCAGCAATGCGCCTCGTCGTATCTGGTGTCGCAGCTGAAGATCGGCGTTTCGACACCGTTCTATCAGGCTGAGCCCGACGTGATGGCCTTCTTCTCGAAGGTGAGCTTGCCCATCGACTTCCTGAACACGACGATCCTCGACATGACCGAGCATAAGGTCGATGCACAGGACGAAGCGCTCAAGTTCCTCAAGCAGCACCCTGAGATGTGGAAGACCTGGGTGCCTGCAGATGTAGCGGCAAAGGTGCAGAAGTCGCTCGGCGCGTAA